The sequence ATTGTTGAGTTAGCGAGAAAACAATCCATTCTTGAAGGGATAAACCAGCATTTTTGGCTTGCTGTTTCAGGGTTTGATACACTTCATCACTTAATTCTAAGTTTAAATTTTGACTCATTTTGACTGTCTCAGTGGGTCATGATTTTTTTACAGGTTAACACTGGTCGCTGCTTACTCTAACCATAACTCCAGTTGTTTCGGTCGCGGGACGTTCTCGCTGAATGCCAACAGACGCAGGTTTTCCAAGACATCAAAATCTTGCGCTGCTTCGGCGACGGGACCGTCTTCTCTAGAAACTCTGCGTTGATCTTTTTTAATTTTGGTTCTGATTTACGATAATATCTTGGATTTGATTCTTTGTTCCCTTTAGAATCGGTATAAAATTCTTTGAGTCCAACATCGACACCAATGGTATTATGCGTAGCTTGTAGAGTTTCTTTCACTTCAATTGCTACACAAAACTGGCAATAGTATCCATCGGGTCTGCGAACCAACCTGACTCGTTTAATTTGGTCTTCTGAATAAAAAACCTAAATCCCAAGTACCAATAAATTTTAACTTCCCAATTCCTTTTTGGTCAGTGAACTTAATGTGTTTTGGGTCTAAGAGTTTCCATCCTGACTGTTTATATTCAACCGCAGCCACTTCATATAGTTTGATTTAATCTATAATAACTTCTAATCCCCTCCTGACCTAGCTTTCTAGCAGCTTAGAGGACAAAATTTTCCTCTTCTACGATTGGCCAACTTCTTCTTCCAAAAATGCTGAAACGCGCTCAATGAGGCTAACGAAAAACTTGGCTTATAAGCGAAGATCTGGTCAAATTCTTCTTCCAAAAGTGGCCAATTTCTTGTCCGAGTCACAGGGGGTTATAACTTGAATCATAACTTTGCAGTTTTTATAAGGTTATGGTTCAAAAAGTTACGGACAATTTCTGTTTTTCCCTGCATGAGAAAGGCTAAAAAAGTCCCAATTTCATAAATGATGTCATCTTTCAGTGAAAATTAAGGCAACCCTTCCACAATCAAAAGCAGTAAGCAAACAGAAACAAATATGACTTATCTCGAAACAACCGCACAATTTTATAAAGAAGTCGCTGAAACCCCAGAAGTGGGCTTATGTTGCGTTCAAAATGGCTCGTTTCAACTCCCAGGACTCAGTATTCCCTCTGCCATGCAGGAAATGAACTACGGCTGTGGCACAACCGTTCAACCCACAGAATTAGGGAATCAACCGACTGTCCTCTATGTTGGTGTTGGCGGAGGGTTAGAAGCCCTGCAATTTGCTTATTTTTCTCCTCGTTCGGAAGCCATTATCGCCGTGGAACCGGTTGCAGAAATGCGTGAAGTGGCAAAACGGAATCTCAATCAAGCTGCTCAACAAAATGACTGGTTTGATCCCAGTTTTGTCAAAATTGTTGCTGGGGATGCTTTTAGTTTACCCGTTCCTGATGAATCCGTTGATGTGGTCGCGCAAAATTGTCTGTTTAATATCTTTGAACTGCAAGACTTAAAAACCGCTCTGCAAGAAGTTTATCGCGTTCTCAAACCAGGCGGTCGTCTATTGATGAGTGACCCCATTGCGGTGCAGCCGATTCCAGAAAAACTCCGTCAAGATGAACGGTTACGGGCGATGTGTCTGTCTGGGGCGTTGACTTATACTGAGTATATGAATTGCTTGGTAGAAGCTGGGTTTGGTGAAATTGAAGTGCGGGCGCGTCGCCCTTACCGCCTACTCGATACCGCCACCTATGGCTTAAGTGAAGATTTACAGCTTGATAGTTTAGACTCCGTTGCGTTGAAAGTTCCCACACCCGCCGATGGTGCTTGCATTTTTACTGGCAAAACAGCGATTTATCGAGGTTCAGAAGAAACTTGGGATGACGGGAAAGGACACACTTTCCAAAAAGGTGTTCCTTTAGGGGTTTGTGATAAAACCGCTCATCAACTTGCCCAACAGTTTCCAGACAGCATTGTTGTCACTGCATCAACTTGGCATTATCAAGGGGATGGCTGTTGTTAAATAGAGCGTTCCTTAGTTCAGTTCGAGGCAAAAAAAGATTAATGTTTCTATTATCCAAAACTCAGTTTCTACTTAGAAAAACGAGTGAAGATAATAATTAAGGGAAGGAAGATATAGGCAGATTCAACCCCTGAGGGATTAAGTTTTCCTTGATCCCTCTTTCTCCCCTCCCGAGAAAGCCAACAATTGAATTGGAGGGAAAGATAATGAAACGCTTTTTAACAGGTACTGTATTTACAATTTTCTTAGCCACAACTTCTACTGCTGCCTCTGCCGGAGAAGTCGCTGTTAATTCGGCAAATCGTTCAGTCAATCGAGATATTAAACCATTTAATTTAGTCCATCGCGCCTACAGTGGTCATTTTTCCGAACAAGGAGTTCCCGGTTTTAATGCCTTAGAGACGGCGTATCAAAGCGGTCAAATTGAAGCGGAAGATTTGGTGCAAACGGCGGTTGATCAAGGACGACTGTCTCCAGAGATGCTCGATGATGCAGGCTATGTCAATGCGGTCGATTTTCAACTGCAAGACTTGCGCGATCGCGATAGTGGTGGTTTAAATGATTAATCCAGTTTCCTATCATTGCTCAGCTTAAGCACTGATTAAACATAGTCTTAGAAAATCCCGCACGCTTGTGGGATTTTTCTTTGATGATATATTCTCTTTTCCAGCCCTTGAGGATGAATCAACGATTCTATATTAGAGGTTAGAGTGAAAATTAAACCCTAGCCTATGTCTTCCTTCCTCCAATCAGCTAAAAATATCTCCTCTCGCGAAAACCAACTCCAACAACGGATTACCGAATTAGAAGAAGAGAATCAACAATTAAAACAGCAACTAGCAACTGAAGCAACCGCCAATGACCAACCCTTTCGCAAAATTTTCAATGCGTCCAACGATGCAATTTTAGTCATCGATCCCAGTGCTGATCAAATTTTAGAAGCCAATCCCCAAGCTGAAAAACTATTAGGCTATTCCCGCGATGAATTACTCAATTCAGTTTCCGTTTCTAAGATTCATCCAGAAGAAATGCCCCAACTTATGGCATTTACCCGTAATATTATCGCCGTTGGTCAAGGCTGGACGAATGAATTGAGTTGTTTAACGAAGTCTGGAGAAAAACGCCCGTCGGAAATTTCTGCAACCGTCGTTTACTTTCAGAATCGTCCTTGCATTATTGCTCTCGTGCGAGATATTTCGGAACGACTAAAAGCCCAAAAAGAAGCGATAGAAGCAACAGAAGCCCTCGCAGAATTGGGAGAATTAACCAGTATGATTGTTCACGAAATTCGGAATCCTTTAACGACAGTTTTAATGGGTTTAGAAGCCCTACAAAAAATTGAATTGCCTCCGCGAGATAAGGCTCGTTTAGAATTAGCTTCCGAAGAAGCACAGCGTTTACAGTCTCTTTTAGAAGAAATTCGTTTATATACGAAACCCCAACTGGTTGAAAAAGAAACCATTGATTTGAATCAGTTAGCCCAAGATGTTTTAGAAATTATCTATAACCAATTCTCAGTACAGCATGACATTCAATTGATAACGATGTCGGAACCCGTCAAAGTTTTAGGGGATCAATCCAAACTCAAACAAGTCTTCATTAATTTAATTACCAATGCTGGTGAAGCAGTGGAGACAGATGAGCCAATTACCTGGAAAATAGAGCGGGAAAAAGAGAAAGTTAAGGTGCAAGTGCATAACTATGGTTCGCCGATTCCACCAGAAATATTACCCAAGCTAACCAAACCATTTTTTACCACAAAATCTTCAGGAATGGGCTTAGGATTGCCCATTGCAAAACGCATTGTCGAGTCCCATCAAGGGAACTTTTCAATTGAATCTCATCAAATGGAAGGAACTACGATCACTCTGTCTTTTCCGGTTGCTTCTGCTGAAGAGAATTAGCGTTGAACCACTAAATCAACAATCCCTTGATAACCATAACGAGCGACATAAAGTCGCGGAAGTTGCGAGATTTATACGGCGGTTCTTCTATTGTGTCTTATTTGGCTCGTACATTGTGCGATCGCGCTAAGGCTCAAAATCAGCCAGTAATCTCTCCAGCCATCATTAATGTTGTCTAGGGAACGCCAAACCAAATCATTATCCAAGGTGATTTTTCGGAAGCAGAAGCACGGGGGACGTTTGATGAAGCCTAGAAGACAATCGTCGTCACTTGTCGGGAATGGTTAGAAAGTAATCTTTCTCCCCCTGCTGAGAAGTATCGATGGCAACAAAGCTGGAAAGCCTAGGGAAATCACGCTTGGGAGTTTTTCTGGACACAAGGCAACAGCATTGGAGAAGCTCGTCGCGCCTTAAATGAGGCAAAACGGTCTCGGGGGTGGACGGGAATTAACTGGATGGGCGAGAGTTCTACACTTTCTGACATGGACGCGATCGCGCTGTTGAGCCAGACGTTCATCCCTTGTCCTCTCTTCAGTCTGAGCGAATATATGTCGGGGTGGGGTTGACCAACAATCCGCTATCTCTTGCTTATCTTGTCAGGATTGCGCTAGGTTACGCTAACTGAAGTCTTCTCTGGAAAAACTCCGATCAGCTTGAGAAGGCGGAGAAATCCTTTCTCACCGCTGACAACGAATTGCTATATTAAACATTAAGTATTTCTGTAATATCACTGATTTATCGGCGTAAGGCCAAACCTTGTTGTTCATCTGAACCCCATTAATCATTAATGTCTAAACCTCACTCCTCTTTTCCTCAGTGGCGATTAAAACCGAGCGATTTCAGCAGCAACGGCTCTGAGTTTGAGTCAATTCAGATTCTCCTGGGTAAATTTATCGCAGACCATCATACTTCCTCCCCCTGGAAAGAATGTAGCCTCCTCGCGGAGAATTCTACCTTTGAATGGGGAAAAGGTTATCCTCTGGAAAAAGTGGTTAACGCTCAAGCGGATTTAGAAACGCTGTTAGCAAACCCGCAGTTGTTCCGCAATGCCGTAGCCATTATTGAGCCTTGGGAGCACGTTGGCTATAACCCTTTAGGAGAGCATGTCCGAGCTTCGGTGAATGTGGCTTACCTCCTGCAGAAAATTGCCGATTGCGATTCCGTTCTCTTTCCAGTTTGGTCTTCAGGCACACTGGATTTAGAGCGGTTAATGCCTGCTATTAGTAGCGGATTAGCCATTATTGTGGAAGGGGGCAATTCCTCGGCGCGCGATCCAGCCAGCTTTGCCGAATCGAATATTTCTCACGAAGAGATGATTCGCCTCACCGAAGCCATTCTCCTGTCTCGGAGTCCCACCAGCGCTCCCGCTTTGTTGATCTGTTTAGGACATCAACTGGCAGCCCATGCTCATATCACCTTGATTAAACGGGCTGTTCGAGAAGTGCTCGCTTTGGAAAATTTAGAGCGCGATCGCGGTGGAAAATTCTTAAAACTCCTGAAGCAGGTCTGTCAAGAAATTCAAGCAATGGGAGAATCCTTACCTATTCAAAAACGCGATGGTCGCATCGTTGCTCAAGGCTGGGATGACTGGGAATTTGCGGTTACGGAAAATGAAGCGAAGGAATTTGGGGCTCGCCACTTACTCCCTTATGAATCCCCAGACTCGGAAGAAACCTCAGGGATTCCAGATACTTTAATTTGGGCGCACGAAGTCACCGCCGACATTCATGAAGGGGTAATTGATACCTCAATGGCTTACGAAAAGAATCTCAATATTGCCATGTTTCATGCCGATGAAGTGAATGAAGAAGCCATTTTATTCGCAAACTGGGCTTATCGCCTGCTCCATGAAGCGTTGATTCCTTGTCGCCATATTGTGGCTAAAAGCTCCCTTTCCTGGTTAATTAAACTCCCCGACGCGATTGAAATTTTATGCTCAACGGAAGCAGATGGCGAGCTAGTGACCGAATGTTCAGCCACTTGCATTAACTATCTCGATTTTGAAAGCCGACAGATTCGGCGCTCATTTACCTGTCAGTTTCACCCGGAACTATTGGCTGATCTACGAGCCATCGGCATGAGAGAGCCTCCTTCCTATAGCGAACTCAAACAGGATGATGGAGCAAGGCTATTTGCACGGCTGTTGTATGCAGCAATGCAAGATTAACCCCAACTAAACTCAATTTCCCCCTTCAGACCATGGCAACTGTAATCGCAATTCATTCTTATTCCGGACGAACCGGTCGCTCTACCTTAGCAGCGAATCTTGCCAGTCTGTTCGCACTCGCCGGAAACCGAGTGGGGGTTCTCGATGTCAGTTTGCAATCTCCAGGGATGACTATTTCCTACGGTTTAGAGTATGACCAAGCGGTGGCAACGGCTTTACCGTCAACCATCAGTGATGAAACCAAGTTTGTGACCTTAGTCGCGCTTCTCGGATTGACCACAGTCCTAACAGGAGTTGTTTCTTGGCTGTTGGGTCAATGGAATTTGGGAAATTTGATGCAGTTTATCCCTTATCCAGGGGTGAGCGGATTTCTCGCTGGAACCGGTTGGCTGCTCCTGGCGGGGTCATTCAAAATTATGGCTGATCTTACCCTCAGTTGGGAAGGCTTATCTTTGCTCTGGAACAGCGATCGCGTACCGTTTTGGAGTGCTGGCATTACTTATGCGCTGATTTTACTGCTGATTTCGCGACGTTGGCAACATTGGGCCATTTTCCCCAGCAGTCTTATCATTACGATTGGTTTGTTCTATCTGGGGTTGGCACTGACTCAAACTTCCATACCAGAGGCAATCGAACAAGGCTGGTTGATTGAGTTTCCCGCTTCCGCTCAAGGCTGGCATCCCCTTGCACCAACTGCGATCTTCCAAGTGGATTGGTCGGTTATTTTCCCTCAGTTCGGGGGGATGGTGATCATTGCCTTGCTCAGTGTGATCGCGGTTCTCCTAAACTGTAGCGGGTTAGAACTAGCCACTAAATCCGATATTGAACTGAATCAGGAATTAAAAAGTACTGGCATTGCGAACCTAATCGCAGGCTTGGGGGGAGGCTTGGTCGGCTATCACAGCTTCAGCGGTTCTTTACTCGTGTCCAAAATTGGCTCACAAAGTCGGGTTCCCTATCTTCTCGCTGGCTTAATCGGGATGGTAGCCCTGATTCTCGGAACCTCTGCCATCAGCTTGGTTTCGAAGTTTTTTAAGTCGTAGAATCTTCCCACTGACTTTTCATGAAATTTTTTAATTCTTCTAATTTTTCGTTGGCAGCCCTTGTCTTTTGACCTTGGCTATCGCTTTTAATTTCTGTCTCACCCTTGCCAGTTGTATAAACCAAATCAGTGAAAGTCGCTTACAATCGCTTATCTTTCGATATCACACTTGTACTTCATCATCACCAAATAGGAAAGCCAAGCCCAACGGTTCAAATCTAGAATAAAACCGATGTCGTTGCTTCCCGAAATACCACACCAGCCGATGACAGAAACACTCTTGTATTGCTGATCAAACATACCACACTCGCTCTTTCCTTGATCTTGTTTTGCGGTTCGGCTTGATTGGAAGTTACTGTGATCGCGTTCTGTATTTTCTCTCCTTCAAGTTGAGCAAACAGCCGTTCCAAGAATAAATCCATTTCCTCTGGATCATGACTGGCAATGAGATAAGCGCGATCGTTCTGCTGATAATATTGATTGGGTTGAGCCTCAACTTCCAAATTCAGGAATTGACAAATGGCAACGTGAACATCGGGACGAATTTCTGGAATGACGGATTTTTTAGGATGGGATGGATGGGATGGTTCTTGCTTTTGCGATGCTTTCGTTTTCAAAGGGTTGCGCTGTCGTTGTTCATAAACTTGTTCGCCTCGTTTCACTTTACGAGTGTGATTATCTCCCATCTGGGCATTTTCCCAGATAGAATTATCTTTGGTTAATTCACGATGAATTTTAGCAACAGTATGATGACTGACTTGGCACTGACGGGCGATCGCGCGATCGCTCCACTGAGACCATTCTTCATCTTGCAGTAAAGTAACAACAGCCTTGCGTTTATCTTGCTTCAAAACAGTCGGATTAAAGGTGCGGTAAGCAAAAAGATTAACCACTGCTAAGGAATCATATCCCCAATCTTGGGCAAATCCCAAATAACGGCGAATCGTAGGGTCATCAACTGTAGCATCGGCGCGACTGGGATTGAGCATGATAAAGGTAATCCGAGAAGCGTTCGGCTTCCATTCTCGCCATAGTAAGTAGCGATAGCAGCCAGTTGGGTCAATAATTGCTCCTCGCTGCATTACTTTGATCATCACTCCTAGAGAGCTGGTTCAGTAGAGCGGGTTGACAAGTGAATTATTTAGTGCATAGCTAGAAAAAGCTCCATCGATGAGGTTCAAATCAAATGCGCCCACCCACCTGGAATCCCCCCATTAATCTTTCTCCAGCAGAACAATCCGTGATTCAAAAAATCCGTAAAGGTCAAATTAGCTGAGATTTTTAAGGAGAGCACAGTGGAAAAATGTCCAGTTTCACCAGCCTGATTAGCACTGGCTATTGCTATTTATTCATAATGAAGACTGACGGGGATCGCAGTTTTCAGGCAGCAGTTAATAGAATTGCGCCCCTTGATACTGAGCCGTTTTTTGTGCATTTGCAGCTTCTCCACAGGTGCGAGGGGTAGGAAATAACTTCGTGGGATTCGCCAAACCTTTGGGGTTAAACGCAGCGCGAACATATTGCATCGTTTCGAGATCGATCGCGCTAAACATCTCACTCATATAACAGTTTTTATCAGCACCAATGCCATGTTCTCCAGAGATACTGCCCCCTGCTTCCACACAGCGTTTGAGAATCTTGCCACCAATTTCTTCCACTTTTTCCAAGTCACCTGGAACGGATTCATTGTATAAAATCAATGGATGTAAATTGCCATCACCCGCATGAAACACATTGGCAATGCGATAACCAGATTCTTCGCTGAGGGCTTCAATATCTCGTAACACGGTGGCAAGTTGGGTGCGGGGAATGACCCCATCTTGCACAAAATAATCTGGGCTGAGGTGTCCTGCTGCTGCAAACGCTGCTTTTCTTCCTTTCCATAATTTAGCGCGTTTTTCAGCATCGTGCGCGATCGTTGTTCCCCTTGCGCCATTTTCCTCACAAATTCTCGCAGTGCGTTCAATATTACCGCTCACTTCTACTTCTGAGCCATCTAATTCCACTAATAAAATTGCTCCAGCATCGCGAGGATATAAACCCGCCCCCACGACATCTTCCACAGCATTAATCGTGAGATTATCCATCATTTCCATTCCCGCAGGAATAATCCCATCGCCAATAATGGCAGCAACCCCATCCGCAGCAGCTTCAATACTTTCAAAATCTGCTAATAAAACCGCAACAGATTCGGGCGTTTTCAAGATGCGAAGGGTAATTTCTGTAGCAATGCCCAATGTTCCCTCAGACCCCACAAATAAGCCCGTCAGGTCATACCCAGGCATTTCGGGAACGGTCCCGCCAATATCGACAATCGAACCGTCTGGGGTGACAATTTTTAGTCCTAGAACATGATTTGTGGTCACACCATATTTCAGACAGTGAACGCCTCCTGAATTTTCTGCCACATTCCCGCCAATAGAACAAATAATTTGACTAGAAGGATCTGGAGCATAATAAAAGCCTTTCCCGCTAACGGCTTGCGTCACCCAATTATTAATGACTCCTGGTTGCACCACCACGCGCTGGTTTTCTAAATCGGTTTCTAAAATTTCATTCATGCGGGCGGTGACAATCAAAACCCCGTTTTCTAAAGGAAGTGCACCTCCTGATAACCCTGTTCCCGCGCCTCTTGCAACCCAAGGCAAGTCATACTGATCACAAATTTGGACGACCTTAGCAACTTGTTCCGTGCTACGGGGAAGAACCACTATTTTTGGGCGTTGGCGATAACTCGCTAAACCATCACATTCGTAGGTGAGTAGTTCATCTTTACGCTGAACAATACCATCTTTTCCGACTACGTTTGTCAATGCTTTAACAATGGGTTGCCATGGGTCTTGGGGAGAGGAACGGAAAAGGCTTTTCAACATAATCTGGGGATCAAAAAATCAACTCATTAAAATTGTAACCCGACCCCTCCTTGCAGGGAGAAAGCAGTGCTACTTCCTTTCTCATAAGCATCAAAGGCAACGATCGCGCTCCCAAATAAAACTGTGTTACTATTAGGAACAATAAAGTCAACTCCTGGTTGAATTGCAAAACTGGTTTGATCCCCAATCGGTGATGGAGACTCACCACTGGCAAAAGAAACCCCTGCACCCACATAAGCATCGGTTTGCCAATTCAGAGGAAAATCATAAGAGACCGTAGGAACAACCGCCGTCCCTTGTCCAATCAGACCTTGTACCCTCAGAGAAACGGGAGTCTCTAGAAATTTATAACGGACACTGACAACAGCACCGAATTGATCGCCTTGACCCTGATCGTCTTCCGTTGGACTGTAGGTTGCACCAACCCCGATATAACTCCCATAAGCAGCTTGTGCAGAAGCACGTTCTGTTGTTAGAGAGAATGTTGTGATTAACGTTACGGCAACGAATAAGGCTTTAAAATAATTCATTTTTCTCCTCAACACCACAATGTTCTTTGTTCTTTGTTCTTCGTTCTTCGTTCTTCGTTCTTCGTTCTTTGTTCTTTGTTCTTTGGTCACTGTCCTCAACCGACTAAGAAACGCTATAGAAATTTCTGGGCTGATGAGAGAAGTCTCAGGAAGCAACAACAGAACTAGGAATGAGGCTAACAAAATTGGCAAGCATTTGTAAGCCAACGTGAGAGGATTTTTCGGGATGGAATTGCACTGCCATAATATTATCTTGCGCGATCGCGCTTGTCACCTTCTGCGTTCCATGAGTGACCATAGCTGCGCGAACTTTAGGATCAATGGGATCAACATAATAAGAATGGACAAAATACACCATCGGATCAGGGGGTAAGTTTTCCCATAACGGGTGCTCAGGTTGCGTTAACTCTAAATGATTCCAGCCCATGTGGGGAATGGTTAAATCGGGTTCCGGTTGAAATAAACGAACGGTTCCAGGGATAATTCCTAAGCCTTCTTCCACCCCTTCCTCGGAATTGTCAAATAAGACTTGTAAGCCCAAACAAATGCCGAGAAAGGGCTTTCCTTGCGCGATCGCGCTTTTAATGGGGTCAATTAACTCTCGTTCCCGTAAATGCTTAATCGCGGGGTCAAATGCACCGTCACCTGGAATCACCACCGCATCCGCATCTGCAATCACCTGCGGGGAATCAGTAATCTTCACCGTTGCGCCGACTTTTTGCAATCCCTTTTCCGCCGAGTGCAAATTTCCCATATCATAATCAATTAGCGCGATTAATGGCATTTTTTATTGTTCCTCCTCAATCAAGATGAGTTTTTTCTTTTCTCTACTGACATCAACACAACTCTTATTATCCTCTCTAGGGGAGGTAGCACAGCAACAACAGCTTGCACAACAAACGGTTAAGCCCCTCCCTGGAGAATTAAATCAAATTCCCGTTTTTAATAGTAACAGCCCTGAATTAATCGAAAGCGAAGGGATTTTACTCTCAACCTTTCCAGGACGCAAGAAGACGTTTCCCAATGCTCATCTCAACTTTCCGCTTACAGGGCGATTTGATATCTTTGCTCATCATGTAGCAAAACCACCTACCCCAGGGGATTTACGAACCCTTTACTTAGGAATCTTACTCCATAATCCCAGTCTGGAAACGGTAACAGTTGACATTCTTTCGGGTGCAAGTTATTTATCGCAGCCTGATGCACCCTTTATTGATCTCCCTTCTGTTTTAGCCAACCCTGACGGGAATGTTTATGCTGGTCCTGGAAGTCGGGTCATGAATGAACTGTTGCGCGATCGACATCAAGAAATCTTTCCCCAACAATTAACGATTCCCCCTCAAAGTAGCCGTTTAATCCTCAATCACCCGATCCCAGTTCGTCCCTTTGATCCGCCCTTAAATGGACGTTCCACTTATATCCGCCTCAAAAGTAATGGAACAATTTATGCTGCGAGTTTAGCAAAATACGCGCCAAAAACAGCAACAGGAAAAGAACGTGCGCCCTACCTATCAGAATGGAAAGCAATATTGCAAAATGAAAACTTAGTCACGCCGAGAGATCAAGCCCCAACCCCACCTCAACAACAGCAAGGAATTATTTATGGACGAGTGGCTGGCGTTTCTGGCGGTAACGAATGGGAAACAACGATCCCTGTTAATCTTCCTTCTCCAGGAAAAGCGATTGCTTATGGGATTAGTACCTTAACTGGGGGACGTTTGGGAACAGACCAAGTGCAAACTGCACCGATGTTAGTCCGCTATCCTGATACAGCATATCAAGCTCATGGGAATTATGGTGTTGAATATGATTTAACCTTTCAATTGCAAAACAGAAGTAATGAGGCGCGAGAGGTCAGTCTAAGTTTTGCGACACCTGTTAAACAAGATCAATTAAACCCAGACTTGCAATTTTTAGATCCTCCAACTGATCAAGTTTTCTTTCGGGGAACTGTCAAAATTTCTGATCAAGATGAGGAAGGAAACTCAAAAACTCGTTATTTTCATCTGGTACAAAACCGTGGTGAAAAGGGAGAACCTCTGGTAAAGTTAACCGTACCCCCACAAAGCGAGCGTCAGGTAAAAGTGCAGTTTCTCTATCCCCCTGATGCGACACCACCTCAAGTTTTAATGATTCGCACTCAGAATTAAGTTCTCTAGCGTTTCTTAGTCGGTTGAGGACAGTGACCAAAGAACAAAGAACAAAGAACAAAGAACAAATGAAAGTCATTGGTTTAATGAGTGGTACTTCCGTGGATGGCGTAGATGCTGCTTTAGTTGAAATTTCAGGACATCGGGAGAATTTAGACGTTACGTTACTTGCAGCCGAAACTTATCCTTATCCCGAATGGCTGCAGAGGGAAATTCTTGCAGTTTGTGCAGGCAAAGCCTTGACAATGAAAGAGTTTTGTGAATTAGATGACGCGATCGCGCAACAGTTTGCAAAACGCGCCCAACAACTCGAAAAAGATACGGGAACTGCTGCTGATCTCATTGGTTCTCACGGTCAAACGGTATTTCATCGTCCGCCACAAGACACCCTCGGCTACAGTTTACAACTGGGACGCGGTGCAGTGATCGCTCATCTCAGCCAACGCCCAACCGTGAGTAACTTTCGGGCTGCGGATATCG comes from Halothece sp. PCC 7418 and encodes:
- a CDS encoding DUF3370 domain-containing protein; amino-acid sequence: MSFFFSLLTSTQLLLSSLGEVAQQQQLAQQTVKPLPGELNQIPVFNSNSPELIESEGILLSTFPGRKKTFPNAHLNFPLTGRFDIFAHHVAKPPTPGDLRTLYLGILLHNPSLETVTVDILSGASYLSQPDAPFIDLPSVLANPDGNVYAGPGSRVMNELLRDRHQEIFPQQLTIPPQSSRLILNHPIPVRPFDPPLNGRSTYIRLKSNGTIYAASLAKYAPKTATGKERAPYLSEWKAILQNENLVTPRDQAPTPPQQQQGIIYGRVAGVSGGNEWETTIPVNLPSPGKAIAYGISTLTGGRLGTDQVQTAPMLVRYPDTAYQAHGNYGVEYDLTFQLQNRSNEAREVSLSFATPVKQDQLNPDLQFLDPPTDQVFFRGTVKISDQDEEGNSKTRYFHLVQNRGEKGEPLVKLTVPPQSERQVKVQFLYPPDATPPQVLMIRTQN